The proteins below are encoded in one region of Amycolatopsis magusensis:
- a CDS encoding glycosyltransferase family 39 protein — translation MTESGGPGSGPGPAQPAGAARLRAFGAVCAGTALVAVHGLLYGNWLVDDAAITFAYARDVADGAGPVLQPGGDSVEGFSNPAWLLLLVLGKLLRLFDSGTILGVPDYVLFPKLLGLLCTAGVLAAWHHAAKGFSRRPALLTLGAGAVLAVIPSYVLWTVSGLENSLYALAVCWLAAITLRALARNDLSRTGIGVQAGLLAALAALTRPDGALYVIAYPLVLLVFVRRHRLPNALTAGVASLVAFAVPYGGYLGWRYLEFGRLVPNTAIAKGQDFPSLETFALAGDLLAYAGAWLSLLLAAGVGVLLAKGSPRRDALSVLLLFLGLSAVVFCVLGPEPNGELRFATPFWAIGALLLVFVLGEALAFARGIRRLAVIGVVVLASLPTFAAFADSARRHAEAPIVPACLVAERYGRVFNGYADVLGVREGTLLVPDVGGTALTSRLRVVDLVGLTHARIAELAGSGDHAGLRDYLFDEVKPTFVHTHQPWSEISGITADPRLDRDYHPLFEGGPKGDWVRKDAVPSMAKLQEVRDYAEVVTHRVLAERAGSLRGSCGAVLRPGQTP, via the coding sequence TTGACCGAATCCGGTGGGCCGGGATCCGGACCCGGTCCGGCCCAGCCCGCCGGGGCGGCCCGGCTCCGCGCGTTCGGCGCGGTCTGCGCCGGGACCGCACTGGTCGCCGTGCACGGCCTGCTCTACGGCAACTGGCTCGTCGACGACGCGGCGATCACCTTCGCCTACGCACGTGACGTCGCCGACGGTGCCGGTCCGGTACTGCAACCCGGCGGCGACTCGGTCGAAGGCTTCTCCAATCCGGCCTGGCTGCTCCTGCTGGTGCTCGGCAAGCTGCTCCGCCTGTTCGATTCCGGCACGATCCTCGGCGTCCCGGATTACGTGCTGTTCCCGAAACTGCTCGGCCTGCTCTGCACCGCGGGCGTGCTCGCCGCCTGGCACCACGCCGCGAAGGGCTTCAGCCGGCGGCCCGCGCTGCTCACCCTGGGCGCGGGCGCGGTGCTGGCGGTCATCCCCTCGTACGTGCTGTGGACGGTGTCGGGGCTGGAGAATTCGCTCTACGCACTGGCTGTCTGCTGGCTGGCGGCGATCACCCTGCGCGCGCTGGCCCGCAACGACCTGTCCCGCACCGGAATCGGCGTGCAGGCGGGACTGCTGGCCGCGCTCGCCGCGCTGACCCGGCCGGACGGCGCGCTGTACGTCATCGCGTATCCGCTGGTCCTGCTGGTGTTCGTGCGACGGCACCGGTTGCCGAACGCACTGACCGCCGGGGTCGCGTCGCTGGTCGCGTTCGCCGTGCCGTACGGGGGTTACCTGGGCTGGCGGTACCTCGAATTCGGCAGGCTGGTGCCGAACACCGCGATCGCGAAAGGGCAGGATTTCCCTTCACTGGAGACCTTCGCGCTCGCCGGGGACCTGCTGGCGTACGCCGGTGCGTGGCTTTCCCTGCTGCTCGCCGCCGGGGTCGGCGTGCTGCTGGCCAAGGGTTCGCCGCGACGGGACGCGTTGAGCGTGCTGTTGCTGTTCCTCGGGTTGTCGGCCGTGGTGTTCTGTGTGCTCGGGCCCGAGCCCAACGGCGAACTCCGGTTCGCCACGCCGTTCTGGGCCATCGGCGCGCTGCTCCTGGTGTTCGTGCTCGGGGAAGCGCTGGCTTTCGCCCGCGGAATCCGCCGGCTCGCGGTGATCGGGGTGGTGGTGCTCGCGTCGCTGCCGACGTTCGCCGCGTTCGCCGACTCCGCGCGCAGGCACGCCGAGGCGCCGATCGTGCCCGCGTGCCTGGTGGCCGAGCGCTACGGCCGGGTGTTCAACGGATACGCCGACGTGCTCGGCGTCCGCGAGGGCACGCTCCTCGTGCCCGACGTCGGCGGAACCGCGCTGACCAGCAGGCTGCGCGTGGTCGACCTGGTCGGGTTGACGCACGCGCGCATCGCCGAACTGGCTGGGTCCGGCGATCACGCCGGCCTGCGGGACTACCTGTTCGACGAGGTGAAGCCGACCTTCGTGCACACGCACCAGCCGTGGTCGGAGATCAGCGGCATCACCGCCGACCCCCGCCTGGACCGCGACTACCACCCGTTGTTCGAAGGCGGACCCAAGGGCGATTGGGTGCGCAAGGACGCCGTGCCGTCGATGGCGAAGCTGCAGGAGGTCCGCGACTACGCCGAAGTCGTCACCCATCGCGTGCTCGCCGAACGCGCCGGATCACTGCGTGGTTCGTGCGGGGCCGTGCTCCGCCCGGGCCAGACGCCCTGA
- a CDS encoding flagellar basal body-associated protein FliL: MSWQEELRKLDEELASGRLSADDYRVRRDQVLSSAVAPGENPASPQAPQQQPYGGQPQQSPMFQPQQQPGSADATQVVAPVSPPQGVPQPSAAEATQIVSPGVADPAVDRTQAVPRWQTQAPPQPNYQQPGYPQQQQNSPAGGFAQPGYPQQQGPHSGGFAQQHPQQQQHPQQQPGWNQPEGDLSPPWGGSEFPPLAPTSSSEWTRQGPELFEESSGKGKGGKVALLALVALLVVGGLVTGGILLFSGDEDPQPTPPVAQSTGAQAPPPSPAPPVKSTPKAVDPSAPLIERIPAPPGTADGGSGKIELAQLGEKSIMDGEVVSALNTNGATEAAWRGSVKGADANSPYPDRFSITAVRLPSADKAQSALAAITGRFDDLEFIAVKDPLENIPSDVQFYKDVNEKKAAYYGVWTSQDVLIQVHVSLDPLPSPAQEAEASMSGSYQRQVIATLANFPVTS; this comes from the coding sequence GTGTCCTGGCAGGAGGAGCTCCGCAAGCTGGACGAGGAACTCGCCTCGGGCCGGCTTTCCGCCGATGACTACCGGGTTCGCCGGGATCAGGTGCTCTCCTCGGCGGTCGCGCCGGGTGAGAACCCGGCATCCCCGCAGGCGCCGCAGCAGCAGCCCTACGGCGGGCAACCGCAGCAGTCGCCGATGTTCCAGCCCCAGCAGCAGCCCGGCAGTGCGGACGCCACGCAGGTGGTCGCGCCGGTCAGCCCGCCGCAGGGTGTGCCGCAGCCGAGCGCCGCCGAGGCGACGCAGATCGTCTCGCCGGGGGTCGCCGATCCCGCCGTCGACCGCACGCAGGCGGTCCCGCGCTGGCAGACCCAGGCGCCGCCGCAGCCGAACTACCAGCAGCCCGGTTACCCGCAGCAGCAGCAGAACTCGCCGGCCGGCGGTTTCGCGCAGCCCGGGTACCCGCAGCAGCAGGGGCCGCACTCGGGCGGCTTCGCCCAGCAGCACCCGCAACAGCAGCAGCACCCCCAGCAGCAGCCCGGCTGGAACCAGCCCGAAGGCGACCTGAGCCCGCCGTGGGGCGGCTCGGAGTTCCCGCCGCTCGCGCCCACCTCGAGCTCGGAGTGGACCCGCCAGGGCCCCGAACTGTTCGAGGAGTCCAGCGGCAAGGGCAAGGGCGGCAAGGTGGCCCTGCTCGCGCTGGTCGCCCTGCTGGTGGTCGGCGGCCTGGTCACCGGCGGCATCCTGCTGTTCTCCGGCGACGAGGACCCGCAGCCGACACCCCCGGTGGCCCAGTCCACCGGCGCGCAGGCCCCGCCGCCCAGCCCGGCCCCGCCGGTCAAGAGCACGCCGAAGGCGGTGGACCCGAGCGCGCCGCTGATCGAGCGCATCCCGGCGCCCCCCGGCACGGCCGACGGCGGCAGCGGCAAGATCGAGCTGGCGCAGCTCGGCGAGAAGTCCATCATGGACGGTGAAGTGGTGTCCGCGCTGAACACCAACGGCGCCACCGAGGCCGCCTGGCGCGGTTCGGTCAAGGGCGCCGACGCGAACAGCCCGTACCCGGACAGGTTCTCCATCACCGCGGTCCGCCTGCCGAGCGCGGACAAGGCGCAGAGCGCGCTGGCCGCGATCACCGGCCGGTTCGACGACCTCGAGTTCATCGCGGTCAAGGACCCGCTGGAGAACATCCCGTCGGACGTCCAGTTCTACAAGGACGTCAACGAGAAGAAGGCGGCCTACTACGGCGTGTGGACCTCGCAGGACGTGCTGATCCAGGTGCACGTCTCGCTGGACCCGCTGCCGTCGCCGGCGCAGGAGGCCGAGGCCTCGATGAGCGGTAGCTACCAGCGGCAGGTCATCGCGACGCTGGCGAACTTCCCCGTCACGAGCTGA
- a CDS encoding class I SAM-dependent methyltransferase gives MGSRLTTALAGAIVARAGDRSALSDELHFAAREPGERRHLDRGRANLLRALDLPPGARVLHLGADSGSLTRYLAETVSEVDAVQPDAELAKIIVDRTAGLPGVRVLEGLPEGRYDVVVAAEMLETLVAPGERAAFLRTARERLAPGGTLCLAVDNQFGVRNLAGAPDRHTGRRWDAIEGHPFGGPARLLARRPLERLLREAGFDAVRVLGCFPDFRCARVVFDRELLETQPRLAIELPRLPSADEGFDAPRPVDEAKVWAQLVEAGQAENAANAFLVLATVSGDSPLWPDGRLAKYFNTDRAARWCTGAEVTRHEVRREPLLEPDGDGPVSVQAWTDPIHDGPTMVGVLAEQPWAATELLGAWRDLVHEHAGELGPALWDLLPHNIIVTEDGELRPIDLEWRFTEADPGTVVARGLLLTAERLAGLAWPGAGPSSTVRDVAAWLGALLGVAPDYVDEAVGREARFQAIGVHGGTPTEEAVGTIRAAWHERLAEAVAVRDELPGVER, from the coding sequence GTGGGTTCCCGGCTCACCACGGCGCTGGCCGGCGCCATCGTGGCCAGGGCCGGGGACCGGTCCGCGCTCAGCGACGAACTGCACTTCGCGGCCAGGGAGCCCGGCGAGCGGCGGCACCTCGACCGCGGCCGGGCGAACCTGTTGCGCGCGCTGGACCTCCCGCCCGGCGCCCGGGTGCTGCACCTCGGCGCGGACAGCGGTTCGCTGACCCGGTACCTGGCCGAGACGGTGTCCGAAGTGGACGCCGTCCAGCCGGACGCCGAGCTGGCGAAGATCATCGTCGACCGCACCGCCGGGCTGCCCGGAGTGCGGGTGCTCGAAGGTCTGCCCGAGGGCCGCTACGACGTGGTCGTCGCCGCGGAAATGCTGGAAACACTGGTGGCTCCCGGTGAACGGGCCGCGTTCCTGCGCACCGCGCGCGAGCGGCTGGCGCCCGGCGGCACGCTGTGCCTGGCCGTGGACAACCAGTTCGGCGTGCGGAACCTCGCCGGTGCCCCGGATCGGCACACCGGCCGCCGCTGGGACGCCATCGAAGGCCATCCGTTCGGTGGTCCCGCCCGGCTGCTCGCCCGGCGTCCACTGGAACGCCTGTTGCGCGAAGCCGGTTTCGACGCCGTGCGCGTGCTCGGCTGCTTCCCCGATTTCCGTTGTGCCCGGGTGGTTTTCGACCGCGAACTGCTGGAGACCCAGCCGCGGCTGGCCATCGAGCTGCCGCGGTTGCCCAGTGCCGACGAGGGGTTCGACGCCCCGCGCCCGGTCGACGAGGCGAAGGTGTGGGCACAACTGGTCGAAGCGGGCCAGGCCGAGAACGCGGCGAACGCCTTCCTCGTGCTGGCCACGGTTTCCGGCGATTCCCCGCTGTGGCCGGACGGCAGGCTGGCGAAGTACTTCAACACCGATCGCGCGGCACGCTGGTGCACCGGCGCCGAGGTGACCAGGCACGAGGTCCGGCGTGAACCGCTGCTCGAACCGGACGGCGACGGCCCGGTCTCGGTGCAGGCGTGGACCGATCCGATCCACGACGGCCCCACCATGGTCGGCGTGCTGGCCGAACAACCCTGGGCCGCCACGGAACTGCTGGGTGCCTGGCGCGATCTGGTCCACGAGCACGCGGGCGAACTCGGCCCGGCGCTGTGGGATCTGCTGCCGCACAACATCATCGTCACCGAGGACGGCGAACTGCGGCCGATCGACCTGGAATGGCGGTTCACCGAGGCGGACCCGGGAACCGTGGTGGCACGCGGCCTGCTGCTCACCGCCGAGCGGCTCGCCGGACTGGCGTGGCCGGGCGCGGGACCGTCGAGCACGGTCCGCGACGTGGCCGCCTGGCTGGGCGCGCTGCTCGGCGTGGCACCGGACTACGTGGACGAAGCGGTCGGCCGGGAAGCCCGGTTCCAGGCCATCGGGGTGCACGGGGGCACCCCGACCGAAGAGGCAGTGGGCACAATACGGGCGGCCTGGCACGAGCGGCTGGCCGAAGCCGTGGCCGTGCGGGACGAACTACCAGGGGTGGAGAGATGA
- a CDS encoding class I SAM-dependent methyltransferase yields MSETLDETVARVMAGVNTTIVDGDSMYDGSTEHYFSVSRDALRAVLAALHVTGRPEPKRLLDFGCGYGRVLRSLRAAFPSTELIACDMDPAALSSCAEAFGARAVTGAPDPDHIEQVTDVDLIWCGSVLTHLDAPQWGPLLRYFSRALAPGGVAVVTTHGRRMAMRAEAGKEYGLDARAVDRVLAAYKSCGFGYNDYAGYDGYGISLSSPGWAVQRALEAPDLRLAGYDEAAWDRHQDVMVLVKDAGATLKADL; encoded by the coding sequence ATGAGCGAAACGCTGGACGAGACCGTCGCGCGCGTGATGGCGGGCGTGAACACGACGATCGTCGACGGCGACAGCATGTACGACGGCAGCACCGAGCACTACTTCAGCGTCTCCCGTGACGCGTTGCGCGCGGTGCTCGCCGCGCTGCACGTCACCGGGCGGCCGGAACCCAAGCGACTGCTGGACTTCGGCTGTGGTTACGGCCGGGTGCTGCGCTCGCTGCGGGCCGCCTTCCCGTCGACCGAACTGATCGCGTGCGACATGGACCCGGCCGCGCTGTCCAGCTGCGCCGAGGCCTTCGGCGCGCGGGCGGTCACCGGCGCCCCGGACCCCGACCACATCGAGCAGGTCACCGACGTGGACCTGATCTGGTGCGGTTCGGTCCTCACCCACCTCGACGCCCCGCAGTGGGGCCCGCTGCTGCGGTACTTCTCGCGCGCGCTGGCTCCCGGCGGCGTCGCCGTGGTCACCACGCACGGCCGCCGGATGGCGATGCGCGCCGAAGCCGGTAAGGAGTACGGCCTGGACGCGCGGGCCGTCGACCGGGTGCTCGCGGCGTACAAGTCCTGCGGTTTCGGCTACAACGACTACGCCGGCTACGACGGGTACGGCATCTCGCTGAGCTCCCCCGGCTGGGCCGTGCAGCGGGCGCTGGAGGCGCCCGACCTGCGGCTGGCCGGGTACGACGAGGCCGCGTGGGACCGCCACCAGGACGTGATGGTGCTGGTCAAGGACGCCGGCGCGACGCTGAAGGCGGACCTGTGA
- a CDS encoding glycosyltransferase family 4 protein, with protein MSDGPRVHFELDHPPAEFVVPGDVLPVSGWALMDGYAPSFAEVLVDGAAPVSARIRIPRPDVAGGFPKYGEAGTCGFEARVALDLPPGAEHRVSLRVRLRHHEVGEWTSPARYCTVRNPARDTDDEQLAAELRTRSSSLLTRVHTEADPRHVLVFAHGLNLGGGQLWLQELLNGLVKQHGWRVTVVTPVDGPLRQDCADLGIDVHLTRPYQVDTVAAYEGHIAELALIAKTSGASVALVNTITAFPGVDAARRAGLPVTWAVHESFPLGTFAYETWRSGMNPTVRARWEQLFGEAEQLTFVADATREMYERYSPAHRGRTIRYGSPMVRFDGRTSGRVRHEARERLGLPPDALVVLNVGIMEPRKGQAGLIAAMDRVRRRHPEVLLTVVGYHESQYGRATAELVRRMGLGDWVNLVEVQRDPVPWFQAADLFVNSSDLESLPRSILEAMCVGLPVVASDVFGAREIVADGRTGWLFEPNDVDALTVALLRALETPARERAEIAARAFAELADWLDPAGYAAEYSQVLESLGTDDD; from the coding sequence GTGAGCGACGGTCCCAGAGTCCACTTCGAACTGGACCACCCGCCCGCCGAGTTCGTGGTGCCCGGTGACGTGCTGCCGGTCAGCGGCTGGGCGCTGATGGACGGGTACGCGCCGAGCTTCGCCGAGGTGCTGGTCGACGGCGCGGCCCCGGTGAGCGCGCGCATCCGCATCCCGCGTCCCGACGTGGCGGGCGGTTTCCCGAAGTACGGCGAAGCGGGCACCTGCGGTTTCGAGGCCCGCGTGGCGCTGGACCTGCCGCCGGGCGCCGAGCACCGCGTCTCGCTGCGCGTGCGGTTGCGGCACCACGAGGTCGGCGAATGGACCTCGCCCGCGCGGTACTGCACGGTCCGCAATCCCGCGCGCGACACCGACGACGAGCAGCTGGCCGCCGAACTGCGCACGCGGTCGAGCAGCCTGCTGACCCGCGTGCACACCGAGGCCGATCCGCGGCACGTGCTGGTCTTCGCGCACGGGCTGAACCTCGGCGGCGGGCAGCTGTGGCTGCAGGAGTTGCTGAACGGGCTGGTCAAGCAGCACGGCTGGCGGGTCACCGTGGTGACGCCGGTGGACGGGCCGCTGCGGCAGGACTGCGCCGATCTCGGCATCGACGTGCACCTGACCCGGCCGTACCAGGTGGACACCGTGGCCGCCTACGAAGGCCACATCGCCGAGCTGGCGCTGATCGCGAAGACCTCCGGCGCGAGCGTGGCGCTGGTCAACACGATCACCGCGTTCCCCGGCGTGGACGCGGCCCGGCGCGCCGGGCTGCCGGTGACCTGGGCGGTGCACGAGAGCTTCCCGCTGGGCACCTTCGCCTACGAGACCTGGCGGTCGGGCATGAACCCGACCGTGCGCGCCCGCTGGGAGCAGTTGTTCGGCGAGGCCGAGCAGCTGACCTTCGTCGCCGACGCCACCCGTGAGATGTACGAGCGGTACAGCCCGGCCCACCGCGGCCGGACCATCCGCTACGGCTCGCCGATGGTCCGATTCGACGGGCGGACCAGCGGCCGGGTGCGACACGAAGCCCGCGAGCGGCTCGGCCTGCCGCCGGACGCGCTGGTGGTGCTCAACGTCGGCATCATGGAACCGCGCAAGGGCCAGGCCGGGCTGATCGCGGCGATGGACCGGGTGCGGCGGCGGCATCCCGAAGTGCTGCTCACCGTGGTCGGCTACCACGAATCGCAGTACGGCCGGGCCACCGCGGAACTGGTGCGCCGCATGGGTCTCGGCGACTGGGTGAACCTGGTCGAGGTGCAGCGCGATCCGGTGCCGTGGTTCCAGGCGGCGGACCTGTTCGTGAACAGCTCGGACCTGGAGTCGCTGCCGCGGTCGATCCTGGAGGCGATGTGCGTCGGGCTGCCGGTGGTGGCCAGCGACGTGTTCGGCGCGCGGGAGATCGTCGCGGACGGCAGGACGGGCTGGCTGTTCGAGCCGAACGACGTCGACGCGCTGACCGTGGCCCTGCTTCGCGCGCTGGAGACGCCGGCGCGGGAGCGGGCCGAGATCGCCGCGCGGGCGTTCGCCGAACTGGCCGACTGGCTCGATCCGGCGGGATATGCCGCGGAGTACTCGCAGGTGCTGGAATCCTTGGGGACTGATGATGACTGA
- a CDS encoding glycosyltransferase family protein — protein sequence MADLCFVSGIGGSVFMDELLDVVADAVRRSGGRVRTAAGRFPEPRADTVYVIVPHEYFIVTPEHLQPSPEQLARTIGFCVEHPGTLSFERTARFVPRLACGVDINLDSTAELRRQGNRVEHFQLGYTPLWDRWGGDPDSPREVDVTYLGTEERRRSKLIGSYWRDLDGVRSRLFVPPHEMMGPPRVDFLPGSAKHEHLANSRTLLNLHRGTTVALEWVRVLEAMCNGCVALTEPSADLEPAVPGEHLVVARPEALGAAAAALVAQPSRERDLRLAGYDFVRTKLDLPGSARMLMELADGLVTGSSELVETPLTRLAVGSRSAAESLSVDTPSWDVRFAPGPQGPSGESDAAACAMAVDRIRYARRAATRRWIPGAPVFPDAARGPVDVLLVRRPGEPDPIELATDLLNGTVLPRRLLVGEDGALTSSAARPYDVLEHEFALGRGFTRNALLERSDAPWLLVLDAGLRASPYLVERLLEPGTDVAHCLVGDPVEGLVAALPAEARRLRRLPYLGCGYLVHRSVVDTVGGWTEEPLFDELEDHVFWRDVVDGGHRSTLVQQVLLRRTRPDPPPRPVDLDPHRVWAAIQAR from the coding sequence ATGGCGGACCTGTGCTTCGTCTCGGGGATCGGCGGCTCGGTCTTCATGGACGAGCTGCTCGACGTGGTCGCCGACGCCGTGCGCCGGTCGGGCGGGCGCGTGCGGACCGCGGCCGGGCGGTTCCCGGAACCGCGGGCGGACACGGTTTACGTGATCGTGCCGCACGAGTACTTCATCGTCACCCCGGAACACCTCCAGCCGTCGCCGGAGCAGCTGGCCCGCACGATCGGCTTCTGCGTGGAGCACCCCGGCACGCTCTCGTTCGAGCGGACCGCGCGGTTCGTGCCGCGGCTGGCCTGCGGGGTGGACATCAACCTGGACTCCACCGCGGAACTCCGGCGGCAGGGCAACCGCGTCGAGCACTTCCAGCTCGGCTACACCCCGCTGTGGGACCGCTGGGGCGGCGACCCGGACAGCCCGCGCGAGGTCGACGTCACCTACCTGGGCACCGAGGAGCGGCGGCGGTCGAAGCTGATCGGGTCGTACTGGCGTGACCTCGACGGCGTGCGCTCGCGGTTGTTCGTGCCACCGCACGAGATGATGGGCCCGCCGCGGGTCGACTTCCTGCCCGGTTCGGCGAAGCACGAGCACCTGGCGAACTCGCGGACGCTGCTCAACCTGCACCGCGGCACCACGGTCGCGCTGGAGTGGGTGCGGGTGCTGGAGGCGATGTGCAACGGGTGCGTGGCGCTGACCGAGCCGTCGGCGGACCTGGAGCCCGCGGTCCCCGGTGAGCACCTGGTGGTCGCCCGGCCGGAAGCGCTGGGTGCCGCGGCGGCGGCGCTGGTCGCGCAACCGTCCCGGGAGCGGGACCTGCGGCTCGCTGGGTACGACTTCGTGCGCACCAAGCTGGACCTGCCGGGGTCGGCGCGGATGCTGATGGAGCTGGCCGACGGATTGGTGACCGGGTCCTCGGAGCTGGTCGAAACGCCGCTGACGCGGCTCGCGGTCGGTTCACGGTCGGCGGCGGAGTCGCTGTCGGTGGACACGCCTTCGTGGGACGTGCGATTCGCGCCTGGTCCGCAGGGGCCTTCGGGCGAGTCGGACGCGGCGGCGTGCGCGATGGCGGTCGACCGGATCCGCTACGCCCGGCGGGCAGCCACGCGGCGGTGGATCCCGGGAGCGCCGGTTTTCCCGGATGCCGCGCGCGGACCGGTCGACGTCCTGCTGGTGCGACGGCCGGGTGAGCCGGACCCGATCGAACTGGCGACCGACCTGCTCAACGGCACGGTGCTGCCGCGGCGGCTGCTGGTCGGTGAGGACGGCGCGCTGACCAGTTCGGCGGCTCGGCCGTACGACGTGCTCGAACACGAATTCGCGCTGGGCCGCGGGTTCACGCGGAACGCACTGCTGGAACGTTCGGACGCGCCCTGGTTGCTGGTGCTCGATGCCGGTCTGCGCGCTTCGCCGTATTTGGTGGAGCGGTTGCTGGAGCCGGGCACGGACGTGGCGCACTGCCTGGTCGGCGATCCGGTCGAAGGCCTGGTCGCCGCCCTGCCCGCCGAAGCCCGCCGCCTGCGACGGCTGCCGTACCTGGGGTGCGGGTACCTGGTGCACCGGTCGGTGGTGGACACGGTGGGCGGGTGGACCGAGGAGCCGCTGTTCGACGAGCTGGAGGACCACGTCTTCTGGCGGGACGTCGTCGATGGCGGGCACCGGAGCACCCTCGTACAGCAGGTGTTGCTGCGGCGCACGCGCCCGGACCCGCCCCCGCGCCCGGTCGACCTGGACCCGCACCGCGTGTGGGCGGCCATCCAGGCGAGGTAG
- a CDS encoding response regulator, giving the protein MTIRVVLADDQALVRAGFRVLLETEDGFEVCGEAGNGAEAVEQAVAHRPDIVVMDIRMPGTDGLEATRRITANPELAGVKVLVLTTFDVDEYVYEALRAGASGFLLKDTEPVELLRALQVIASGEALLAPTVTRRLIAEFVGRPEHRKVDTGAIHQITEREREVLALVAGGLSNDEIAEHLVISSATARTHVSRIMTKIAARDRAQLVVLAYESGLVKPRSAH; this is encoded by the coding sequence ATGACGATCCGGGTGGTGCTGGCCGACGACCAGGCACTGGTGCGGGCCGGGTTCCGGGTGCTGCTGGAGACCGAGGACGGGTTCGAGGTCTGCGGGGAGGCGGGCAACGGCGCCGAGGCGGTCGAGCAGGCGGTCGCGCACCGGCCGGACATCGTGGTGATGGACATCCGCATGCCCGGCACGGACGGGTTGGAAGCCACCCGCCGGATCACCGCGAACCCCGAGCTGGCGGGGGTGAAGGTGCTGGTGCTGACCACTTTCGACGTGGACGAGTACGTCTACGAGGCGTTGCGCGCGGGGGCGAGCGGGTTCCTGCTGAAGGACACCGAACCGGTCGAACTGCTGCGCGCGCTGCAGGTGATCGCGTCCGGCGAAGCGCTGCTGGCGCCGACGGTGACCCGGCGGCTGATCGCCGAGTTCGTCGGGCGGCCGGAGCACCGCAAGGTGGACACCGGGGCGATCCACCAGATCACCGAGCGGGAGCGCGAGGTGCTGGCGCTGGTCGCGGGTGGGCTGTCGAACGACGAGATCGCCGAGCACCTGGTGATCTCCTCGGCGACCGCGCGCACGCACGTCAGCCGCATCATGACGAAGATCGCCGCACGGGACCGCGCGCAGCTCGTGGTGCTGGCTTACGAGTCGGGCCTGGTCAAACCACGGAGCGCTCACTAA
- a CDS encoding sensor histidine kinase, translated as MVTGSRTCRPGWADLVLTGLVLVFVVGFTSAASRWQSEGESAAEPFRPLDALGYGWLVAAVLPLLLARRFPIVVFGLCSALAVTYYWSDYPGGPISVTSAIALFVLTVVRGVLPGAIAGGGLLVTLYVAHVVSTGNPVPTPASGALAGAAVAMVGIGAAIRARRAATRAAQDQAREHEQRLAEQERLRIAREVHDVVAHSLAMINVQAGVAVHVADRRPEQAKEALLNIKEASASALVDLRATLAVLRSGQERGPVQGLAQMDELLEHARAAGLTVRVHGRPGDLPAPTDGAAYRILQESLTNVVRHANQPSIVDIHFGRPGGRLELRVRDDGMGATPPRLGNGLRGMRERADALGGSIEAGPVDGGGFEVRLRLPVGGDGRDGE; from the coding sequence GTGGTGACGGGGAGTCGAACATGCAGGCCGGGCTGGGCCGATCTGGTCCTGACCGGGCTGGTGCTGGTGTTCGTGGTGGGGTTCACCTCGGCCGCGTCGCGGTGGCAGTCGGAGGGGGAATCGGCGGCCGAGCCGTTCCGCCCGCTGGACGCGCTCGGGTACGGCTGGCTGGTGGCCGCGGTGCTGCCGCTGCTGCTCGCGCGCCGGTTCCCGATCGTGGTCTTCGGCCTGTGCTCGGCGCTGGCGGTGACCTACTACTGGTCGGACTACCCCGGCGGCCCGATCAGCGTGACCTCGGCGATCGCGTTGTTCGTGCTGACCGTGGTCCGCGGGGTGCTGCCGGGCGCGATCGCGGGCGGCGGGCTGCTGGTCACGTTGTACGTGGCCCACGTGGTGTCCACCGGCAACCCGGTGCCGACGCCCGCTTCGGGCGCGCTGGCCGGGGCCGCGGTGGCGATGGTCGGCATCGGGGCCGCGATCCGGGCGCGCCGGGCGGCGACGCGGGCCGCGCAGGACCAGGCGCGTGAGCACGAGCAGCGGCTCGCCGAGCAGGAGCGGCTGCGGATCGCGCGGGAGGTGCACGACGTGGTCGCGCACAGCCTGGCGATGATCAACGTGCAGGCCGGGGTCGCCGTGCACGTCGCCGACCGGCGGCCGGAGCAGGCGAAGGAGGCGCTGCTCAACATCAAGGAGGCGAGCGCGTCGGCGCTGGTGGATCTGCGGGCCACGCTCGCGGTGCTGCGCTCGGGCCAGGAACGCGGCCCGGTGCAGGGGCTGGCGCAGATGGACGAACTGCTCGAGCACGCCCGCGCCGCCGGGCTGACCGTGCGGGTGCACGGCAGGCCGGGCGACCTGCCGGCGCCCACCGACGGCGCGGCCTACCGCATCCTGCAGGAGTCGCTGACCAACGTGGTCCGGCACGCCAACCAACCCTCCATTGTGGACATCCATTTCGGACGGCCGGGTGGGCGGCTGGAGCTGCGGGTGCGGGACGACGGCATGGGCGCGACACCGCCGCGGCTCGGCAACGGGCTGCGCGGCATGCGCGAGCGAGCCGACGCGCTCGGCGGCAGCATCGAGGCGGGACCGGTGGACGGCGGCGGTTTCGAGGTCCGGCTGCGGTTGCCGGTCGGCGGGGACGGGAGGGACGGCGAATGA